The Cydia amplana chromosome 11, ilCydAmpl1.1, whole genome shotgun sequence genome includes a region encoding these proteins:
- the LOC134652224 gene encoding WW domain-binding protein 2, producing the protein MSLNTAHADHGVLIHAGEAIILFSDNVMVDFYGNDTPEFKGSKNGRMYLTTHRMIYNSKNVADSLRSFSFPFIALQDVNVEQPMFSANFIKGKVRAQPNGNFVGEVKFKLVFKSGGAIEFGQAMLKAAHLASRHGTPGAAPPPYTPPTGPWYAAPPPAYAPPPQGYYGWVPPYTAFPDQPPPNSVFVSNSPPPYPGVAGAGYPAGAGGLSGAAAAPPGYPGGFAPPQPQTNGMSPNDAKAAEAARSAYYDPNRPQTAYVPPPYDQPPTYQESTSKKEN; encoded by the exons ATGTCCTTAAACACGGCCCACGCCGATCATGGCGTCCTGATACATGCAGGGGAAGC CATCATCCTGTTCTCCGACAATGTCATGGTCGACTTCTATGGCAATGACACCCCCGAGTTCAAGGGGAGCAAGAATGGGCGCATGTACCTCACTACACACCGCATGATCTACAACTCCAAGAACGTTGCTGACAGCCTGAGGTCATTCAGCTTTCCCTTCATTGCTCTGCAAGAT GTCAATGTGGAGCAGCCCATGTTCTCCGCAAACTTCATCAAGGGCAAGGTGCGCGCTCAGCCCAATGGCAACTTTGTTGGAGAAGTAAAATTTAAACTGGTATTCAAGTCTGGCGGAGCCATCGAGTTCGGGCAGGCCATGCTGAAAGCCGCACATCTTG CGTCACGGCACGGCACGCcgggcgccgcgccgccgccgtacACGCCGCCGACCGGCCCCTGGTACGCCGCCCCGCCACCGGCTTatgcgccgccgccgcaggGCTACTACGGATGGGTGCCGCCCTACACT GCGTTCCCCGACCAGCCGCCACCGAACTCCGTGTTCGTGTCCAATAGCCCGCCGCCGTACCCCGGCGTGGCGGGCGCGGGGTACccggcgggcgcgggcgggttgtcgggcgccgccgccgccccgcccggtTACCCCGGCGGCTTCGCGCCGCCGCAGCCGCAGACCAACGGCATGTCGCCCAATG ATGCCAAAGCGGCCGAGGCGGCTAGAAGCGCCTACTATGACCCTAACAGGCCCCAAACGGCCTACGTTCCGCCGCCATAC GATCAGCCCCCGACCTATCAAGAATCTACGTCGAAGAAAGAAAACTAA